One Phaeobacter sp. G2 genomic window carries:
- a CDS encoding nucleotide-binding protein, which yields MTDTVFWSWQNDLPARLNRDFIRDALAIAVDRVSETLDVEDVERVALDHETKATAGMADISQTILEKISRSAVMVADVTPIAMSAGGKALPNPNVMVELGYAMSAIGFERIIAVLNTANGDTVENLPFDIRHRRILTYTLAAEATKAERKTVREALIKQLAEAVRVNIDLVRDARSAAEPILGVDGDPHSPGLWKAEWPVTHSDGFGEVARVRPLDLSRAWLRIIPAGFPNGRPSITALEQLPDSARLRAPTGAGSGGNFGSCPFGFVTYWVAGREEDGTCRSRNLAAYLEDSGEMWMSDGVAFTEHKGQKHISYGHLFSNWIRGLASGMACLDALGASKRRRIVMGIDGMSDAVWPMQSGYVPARSRKSGLLVDETERDWPDERRMQLLHRTWNSLRDAFSIEPMTKEEFAQHFEVRRRN from the coding sequence ACTCTCGATGTCGAAGATGTCGAGAGAGTGGCCCTGGATCACGAAACGAAAGCAACCGCCGGAATGGCAGACATCAGCCAGACGATCTTGGAGAAGATATCCAGAAGCGCCGTAATGGTCGCCGACGTCACGCCTATCGCTATGTCTGCTGGCGGAAAAGCACTACCGAATCCGAACGTCATGGTCGAGCTCGGCTACGCGATGAGTGCCATAGGGTTTGAAAGGATCATTGCTGTCTTGAATACGGCGAACGGTGACACCGTTGAGAATCTACCCTTCGATATCCGGCACCGCCGAATACTGACCTACACTTTAGCTGCGGAGGCGACAAAGGCGGAACGGAAAACGGTTCGGGAAGCCCTCATCAAGCAACTGGCCGAAGCCGTCCGGGTCAATATTGATCTGGTCCGCGACGCTAGGTCCGCCGCCGAACCTATTCTGGGCGTCGATGGCGACCCTCATTCGCCGGGCCTATGGAAAGCGGAATGGCCCGTGACACATTCCGACGGCTTCGGTGAAGTTGCTCGTGTAAGGCCTTTGGACTTATCGCGAGCCTGGCTCAGGATCATCCCCGCAGGCTTTCCCAACGGCCGTCCATCGATCACTGCGCTGGAGCAATTGCCAGACAGCGCGCGTCTCCGGGCTCCCACAGGGGCAGGAAGCGGCGGAAATTTCGGATCGTGCCCGTTCGGGTTCGTGACGTACTGGGTCGCGGGCCGGGAAGAGGATGGAACCTGCCGTTCACGAAACCTTGCGGCATACCTCGAAGACAGCGGCGAAATGTGGATGTCAGACGGTGTGGCGTTCACCGAGCACAAGGGCCAGAAACACATCTCTTACGGACATCTGTTCTCCAATTGGATCAGGGGATTGGCAAGCGGTATGGCCTGCCTTGACGCATTGGGCGCGTCGAAGCGAAGACGGATCGTCATGGGGATCGATGGCATGTCGGACGCGGTCTGGCCGATGCAATCCGGCTACGTGCCCGCGAGATCCCGTAAGAGCGGTCTCTTGGTCGACGAAACGGAGCGCGATTGGCCAGATGAGCGGCGCATGCAACTTCTTCACAGGACGTGGAACTCACTGCGAGACGCATTCAGCATCGAGCCGATGACAAAGGAAGAGTTTGCCCAACATTTCGAGGTGCGAAGGAGAAACTGA